The Pseudonocardia broussonetiae DNA segment GTCACCCTCGCCGCCGACGAGACCGGCGCCGCGACCACGCTGCATCTGACCCCGCGCAAGATCCCCGCCGACGTCACCGAGGTCCTCGTCGTCGCTCAGCTCCCCGCCGACCACAGCGATCCCGGATCGGCGCACGTGATCGACCTCGACACCGGTCAACCCCTCGGCCACCTCGCCCTGCCTGCCACCGGCCCCACCGGCCTGCTCCAGCTCGCCGCCCTGCAGCGCAGCGACGGCCAGTGGCACCTCCAGATGGCAGCGGCCGTCGTCGATCACGACCTCGCGGCCCTCGCCGCCGCAGCCGGGGTCTCGGTCGACTGAGCTACGGAACGCCCCCGTTCCGCACCGACCACGGCCGGACCACGTCAGAAGGGTCCCTTCTGACATATCTCGCTCTGCCCTTGATGCTGCCTCCGCCGCTAACGGCTGCGGCGTTCCGAACGACACTCAGGCAACCGCGCACGCCCGTCGTCCCCGGAGTGTCCTGTGACCGAGATGTTCGGGCGGTACCGGTTGGAGTCGCTGCTCGGGCGAGGCGGGATGGGCGAGGTCCATCGGGCGTTCGACACCGAGGCCGAGCGGATGGTCGCGCTCAAGCGGCTTCCTGCACGCTTGGCGGCCGACGAGGAGTTCGTGGCCCGCTTCCGGTCGGAGTGCGCGTTGGCCTCGAGCCTGACTCATCCGCACGTGGTTCCCGTGCACCGCTACGGGGAGATCGAGGGCCGTCTGTACCTGGACATGATGCTGATCGACGGGCAGGACCTGGCAGCCGTCCTCGCCGAGCACGGTCCCCTGCAACCGGCGCGCGCCGTTGCAGTCGTCGAACAGGTTGCCGCCGCGCTCGACGCCGCCCACCGACTCGGACTCGTGCACCGCGACGTCAAGCCGAGCAACGTGCTCGTCGCACGGTCCGACGGCGCAGCCTTCGTGGCCGATTTCGGCATCGCCCGCGCGGTGAGCGGCGGTTCGACGTCCCAGACATCGACCGGCGCCGTGGTCGGGTCATTGGCCTACATGGCTCCAGAGCGGTTCACCAGCGGCCACGGCGACCACCGCGTCGACGTGTACTCCGCGGGCTGTCTGCTCTACGAGATGCTGACCGGGCGAGCCCCTTTCGCCGGCGAGGGGTTGCCGGCGATGATCCACGCCCACCTCAACTCCCCACCGCCGCGCCCGTCCGACGTGGTCGGCGTTCCCGTCGCGCTCGACCACGTGGTCGCTCGAGCCCTGGCCAAGGATCCCGACCAGCGGTACACCTCCGCCGGCGGCCTCGCCGTCGACGCCCGGGCCGCGCTCCGCGGCGATCTGCCGGGGCCCGCGGCGCCGCACCCCAACCCGACCGCCGCCGCCCCGCGACGGCGGGTGCGCCCCTCGGTGGCCGTACCTCTCGCAGTGGCAGCCGTCCTCGCTGTCCTCGGCCTCGCCACGACCGCCATCCGCACCGGTCCGGCCACCGATGCCTCAGCCGCTCCGCCGCGATCGGCACCGACGGACTCTGGGGCGACGACGAGTCCTCCCGGCGCAGGCCCCGCCACCCGCCAGGTGGATGCCCCGACCGGTGGTCAGGGCGACGGCGGCGCGGCAACAGCACCCGGCACCGCGAGCACACGGCCACCCGTCGGGCCGCCACCGCCCGACGCCGGGGTGGTCGTTCCGACGACGATCGTTGCGACGGCCTCCAGGTCCGAGGACCGCCCGCCACCCCCACCACCACCGCCTCCGCCTCCGCCACCACAGCCGCCCCGGATCCTGGGGCAGTCGACGGAGGTCCAGGGCGATCTCGTCTACCTCTCCGTTTCCTACAGCGACGACGACGGTGATGCCGTGGGCTTCGGATTCCGCGGAGTCAACGGGTCAGGCTGGGGACAGGAGACCCATTCGTTCGACGCCCCCTCCTACGGGCGCGCCTCCCCGGGGCAGATCTCCTACCCGTTCAACCACGCCTGCACCCAGGCCCCGTCGCGCGAGTCCGACATCGAGTTCTGGATCGTCGACAGCGGAGACCGGCGCGACTCCGTCACCGTCCACCTGACCTGCTCCTGAGGATCCCCATGACAGACACCGTCTCGCCCACCCGGACCGTCTACGTCCGCGACTGCCGCCACTGCAGGACCGAGATGGAACACGGCTACACCAGCACCTGCCCGGACTGCGGTTGGCGCATGGGACTCAAGCCCGTGGCCGAGAGCCACAACGACGACGGGAACCTGGCCACCCTGTTCGTCGCCGAGCAGCCCGGCCGGTACAGCCGGATCTCGCTGATCACGGCCACCCTCGCCGCCGTCATCCTCCTGGCGGTCGGAGCACAGGCGAGTGTCGGCCTGACACTCCTGGGAGTCGCCGCGCTCGTCGTCCTCGCGGTCGTCTGGCGCGAGACGCGGTTCGGACGGGTGATCTACGGTCTGACTCCGGGGATGCGCGCTCTCACGAGGGTCGTCCTCGCCGTCGGCACCGTCCTGGTGTTCTGCACCGTGATCGGCATCGTCATCGGCTGGAAGGGCGGCGACCGTCTGATGGGCCGCTGAGCAGGGCCGACCGCCCGACTTCGCCACAGCGGTGCCGACCACGGAACGGCCACGAATTGACCACGCTCGCCGATCGATCGACCGGGCGCTCCTGAGCCTGACGATCAGCGCCCGAGAACGCTCGACAGCGTGGCTTGCAGGTTCGCGACGTCGGCTCCGGTCGTCACCCGCCAGGCGATGTGGTTGTCCGCCCGCACGAGCAGGGCCCCGTCCTCGGCGAAATCACTGAGCTGCGCCCGGGCGGCCGAGGGGTCGGAGTACTCGGCGTCGGCACCGATGCGCACGACCGTCACCGAACACCGGCCGAACGAGGCGATGTCACTGCATCGTGTCGACGGCGCCGAGGTCGATTACCGTTTGAATGTGACGCACGCCGCGAACTGATCGGAGCTCGAGCCCATGCTCTACCCCGCCTACGAACTGCATCGGCGACTCACCGAGCCGGCCCGGATCTCGTCCGCGCTGCTCCACCGCACCCTGTCCGGCCTGCCCGCGCCGCTCGCGGAGCTCCGCGGGACCCGCCGGCTCAAGGCCCTCAGTGAGATACTCGTGCAGTCGCGGCCCACCCACGTCCGTCCGGACTGGGGGATCGACTCGGTCTCGATCGCGGGCGACGAGGTCGAGGTCTCCGTCCGACCGGTGCTGCGGACGCCGTTCGCCACCCTGCTGAACTTCACCACACCGGGGATCAGCGGGCGGACGCCGATGCTGCTCGTGGGCCCGATCTCGGGGCACTTCGCCACGCTGCTGCGCCCCACGGTCCGCACCCTGCTGGCCGACCACGACGTCTACGTCCTGGACTGGCACAACGCCCGGGACATCCCGGCGGACGAGGGCCGGTTCGGGCTCGACGAGTACATCGACCACGTGCTGGCCGCCATGCGCCACCTCGGTCCGGACCACCACGCCCTCGCGGTCTGCCAGCCGGCGCCGCTGGTCCTCGCCGCTGTGGCCGTACTGGCGTCCGCGGACGACCCCGCCCAGCCACGCAGCGTGACGCTGATGGCGGGACCGATCGACACCCGGGTCAACCCGAACAAGATCAATGAGCTCGCGGACCGCCGTCCCCTGTCCTTCTACGAGCGGTTCCTGGTCTCGCGGGTCCCCCGCCAGTACCCGGGGGCCGGGAGGCGCGTCTACCCGGGACTGGCCCAGTTGACCGCGTTCATGTCGATGAACATCCGGCGGCACCTGGGCTCGCACGTGGAGCTCTACCGAGCGCTGGTCGCGGGCGACGGGGCGACCGCCGCGCGGATCCGCGACTTCTACGACGAGTACGGGGCGGTCATGGACGTCCCGGCCGAGTTCTACCTGGAGACGCTGCAGCGCGTCTTCATGGAGCACGACCTACCGCGCGGCGCGTTCACCTGGCGCGGACAACCGGTCGACCTCTCCGTCATCAGCAGAACCGCGCTGCTCACCGTCGAGGGGGCCGAGGACGACATGTGCTCGCCCGGGCAGACCGCAGCAGCCCACGACCTGTGCACCGGGATCCCCGCCGGGGACCACCGTCAGCACTTGCAGCCGGGCGTCGGGCACTACGGGTGTTCGCGGGCTCACGCTGGGAGTCCGAGATCTACCCGGTCATCCGCGACTTCGTCGCGGCCCGGTCTGCCACCCGCACAGCGTCCTAGTCGATCGTCCACGCATGAGGATGGGAGCCGCATGAGCACAGAGGTCTTCGGCCGCAGCGGCGAGGAGCGGACCACCCCAGCACCGCGGTCGTCGGTGGAGCCCGTTCCGGACGACGAAGCCGATGCCCTCGATGTGGTCGAGGGTGGAGAGGCGGTCGGCATCCCGTCGGTCGCCGGGGTCCTGAAAGGGGTCGCCTCGGCGTTCGCGCAGCCCGGACCCGTCACCCGAGGCGCCGCCCGGCTCGCGCGGGACCTCGTCTCGATCGGGCGCGGCACCGACGACCACACACCCCACCCGAAGGACAAGCGATTCGCCGACCCGGCCTGGTCGACGAACCCGATCTTCCGTCGGCTCGCCCAGAGCTACCTCGCTCTGGGCGCAGAACTGAACCGTCTGGTCGACGAGTACGAGAACGGCTCGGCGGACTGGCACGACGTCGAGCGGGCACGGTTCGCGGTGTCCGCGCTGACCAGCGCGTTGTCGCCGACGAACCAGCTGCCGACGAATCCCGCAGCGTTGAAGCGGGCCTTCGACACCGCGGGGGCGAGTGTCCTGCGAGGGGCCCGCCAGTTCGCCCACGACGTCCGGCACAACGGCGGACTCCCCACACAGACCGACCGCACCGCCTTCACCGTGGGCGAGGATCTGGGTGTCACCCCAGGTGACGTCATCCACCGCGACGAGGTGGCCGAGCTGATCGAGTACCGGCCGAGCACCGCGACCGTCCACGAGCGGCCCCTGCTGATCATCCCGCCGCCGATCGGCCGCTTCTACTTCCTGGACCTGCGGCCCGGACGCAGCTTCGTGGAGTACGCGGTGAGCCGCGGGCTGCGCGTGTTCATGCTCAGCTGGCGCAACCCCACCGCAGAGCAGGCGGACTGGGACATCGACACCTACGCCCGCCGGATCCTGAGCGCCGTCGACATCGTCAAGGACGTGGCGGGCGTCGAGGACGTCAACAGCCTCGGGTTCTGCGCCGGGGGCATTCTGCAGACCGCCGTCCTGGGCCACCTCGCCGCGAAGGGCGAGCACGGCATCCACGCCGCGTCCTACGGCGTCACCCTGCTGGACTTCGGCGTACGCGCCCCGATCGGGGCCTTCTCCGCCCCGCAGGCGCTGGAGATGGCCCGCGCGGACTCGCGGCGCAAGGGGGTCATCACGGCGCAGTCGCTGGCCACCGTGTTCAGCTGGATGCGGCCCGACGACCTTATTTTCAACTACGTCGTCAACAACTGGCTGATGGGCGAGCGTCCCCCGGTCTTCGACATCCTGGCCTGGAACGCGGACGGGACGAACCTGCCCGCGGCGCTGCACTCCCAGTTCCTCGACATCTTCCGATCCAACACCCTCGCGGAGGACCGGCTCGAGGTACTGGGCACGCCGATCGAGCTCGGCGAGATCACGGCCCCGGTGTTCGTCACGGGCGCGCTGAACGACCACCTCACTCCCTGGACCGGCTGCTACCGGACCACCGAGCTGGTGGGCGGACCGAGCACGTTCGTCCTGAGCAACGCCGGCCACATCGCCAGCCTGGTCAACCCACCTGGGAACCCGAAGGCGAGCTACTTCATCGGAGGAGACTCTTCTGACGGTCCCGAGCAGTGGCGTGCCACCGCGGAGAAGCGCCAGGGCACGTGGTGGGAGGCGTGGGCCGACTGGGTCGTGGGAAGGTCAGGCGACGAACGACCGGCACCCACCTCGGGAGGCGACGCCCATCATCCGCCGCTGGAGCCGGCGCCGGGCTCCTACGTCGTGGACCGCATCCCCTCCTCGAGGTGACGCCGCTCGACGCCTGGTCGCCGGCGACCACGGCGTCCAGTACACCTCGATCGACTTCGGCCGCACCCTGCGCACCAGCAGATCACGTCACAGACCGAGGTATCCGGCTGACGGGGGTCGATCACTTCGCGTCAGTAGGCGAGGTCGGACTGCACCGGCCGGTTACGACCGGCCGGTGACGAGCGCCGCCAGCTCGGCCGGGTCGGCGGGCGGGGTGTCGCTGCGCCAGGCGACGTGCAGGTCCGGGCGGAGCAGCAGCAGGTCGGCGCCGTAGGCCTCGCGCAGGTGCGGCTCGGGCAGGTCGAGGACGTCCAACCGCGCTCCGGTCCCCCGGATCCCGGCCTCCAGCTTCTCCGTGTCGGCCGTCGTCCCGGCCAGCCGGAGCAGGGAGTAGCCGTCGCCCAGGAGGTCGTGGACCGAGCGGCCGTCGGCGCAACACAGGTGCGGCAGCCGGAACCCGGGTTCGCTGCGGGGACGGTAGGTGTAGGCGAAGCCGTCGTCGGACGGGTCGGTGGGCCGGTAGCTGATCACCGGGGACCCGAGGTAGCGGTAGCCCAGCTCGATGCCGGTCATCTCGTGGCCCTTGCGCTGGTGCACGTCCGCCAGCTCGCGGACCTGCGCCCGGACCCGGGCGCCCTCCGGCGTGTCCTGCGCGACTTGGTCTGTGGAGGCCGCCCGCCACTGCGCGGTGCCGGTGGCCGCGTACTCCGACGCCTGCACGTTGCGCAGCGCGACCTGGCGGCGGTCGTTCTCGTAGGAGTCGAGCAGCCCCGGCCCGCCCCAGCCCTGCAGGGTACCGGCGAGCTTCCACGCGAGGTCGGTCGCGTCGCCGATGCCGGTGTTCATGCCGAGCCCGCCCTGCGGGATCACCAGGTGCGCGGAGTCGCCGGCGAGCAGGACCCGGCCGTCGCGGTAGCGGTCGGCGACGAGCAGGTGCAGCGTCCAGGAGGTGACGGCCAGGACCTCGACCTCCACGGGGGCGCCGATCTTCTCCCGGATCACGGGCACGAAGTCGGTGTCCTCCGGCAGGCCGGTGTGGAAGGTGAAGTGCCGCTGGTCGCCCTGCACCACCATCGCGGTGCCGATCATCCTGGCGTCGCCGTCGGCGAAGTAGAAGTGCCGGGCCCGCCCCGCGACCGGGACCCGCTCGATGAGGTCGGGCGAGCGGAAGAACACCTGCCGCAGCGTCGCCAGGCCGCCCTTGCCAGAGAGAGCGATGCCGAGGGCCTTGCGGACGGTGCTGGCGCCGCCGTCGCAGCCGACCAGGTACTCCGCCCGCAGCTCCTCCGTGCCGCCGTCGGCGCGGGTCAGCCGGGCGGTCACGCCGTCGGCGTCCTGCGCGAAGGACGCGACGTCGCAGCCGTAGCGCAGGTCGACCGTCGGCTGCTCCTGCGCGACGTCGCGCAGCAGCGGCTCCAGCGCGTACTGCGAGACGAGCTGCTGAGACTCGAGCGGCAGGCTCCCGTCGTGCGTGGCGCGGGCCAGCTCGGCCGCCTCCGCGGGCGACGGGTAGGCCAGGTGCAGGATCGGCTCGTCGACGACGCGGGTGGTGACGTAGACGTCCATCGGCACGTCGGCGGGCAACCCGACCGCGCGGACCCGGTCGGCGATGCCGAGGCGCCGGAACAGCTCCATCGTGCGGGCGTTGCTGCGCTCCATCTTCGGCAGGTCCGCGGGCGCCGCCTTGCGCTCGACGACGGTCACGGGGATGCCGCGGCGGCCGAGGTCGATCGCCAGGGTCAGCCCGACCGGGCCGGCGCCGACGACGATCACGCGGGGCTGGTGGTGGCCTCGCACGCTCACCGCCGGAGGAACGCGGCGACGAGGTCGGTGAACTCCGCGGCCCGCTCGATCTGGGTCCAGTGCCCGCAGCGGGCGAACACGTGGAGGTCGGCGTCGCGCAGGAGGTTGACCATCGTCCAGGACACCTCCGGCGGCACGACCTTGTCCTCGCGCCCGTGCACCAGCAGCGTCGGGGTGGCGATGGCGCGCACCTGCTCCTCGGTGATGCCGAGGTCGTTGCCGGCGTGGCGGGGGTCGAAGAACATCGAGCGGTAGGCGTCGAAGGTCTCGACGCTGGCCTCGTACCGGATCCGGACGAGCTCATCGGTGATGATCGACTTGTCGACCGCGAAGTAGTCGAGCAGCAGCGCCCGCATGTTCTCCGGCGACGGCTCGTACGCCCGCAGCGCCTTGAGGCCGTCGGTGAGCGTCATGCCGACGCCGGGCGAACCCATGAGGACCATCCGCGCCACGCGGTCGGGGTGCCGCTCGGCCAGCGCGAGGGAGATCCGGCCGCCCAGGGAGTTGCCGACGAGCGAGACGCGCTCGAGCCCGAGGGCGTCCATGAACCCCACGACGTGGTCGGTCCAGGTGTCGAGCGAGTAGCGCACGTCATCGGGCCGCGCGGTCGCGCCGTAGCCGACGACGTCGGGGGCGAGTACGCGGTACTCGCGCGACAGGCCCGGGATCGTGTGCTGCCAGTTGGCCCAGGCCGAGACGCCGGGCCCGGAGCCGTGCAGCAGCAGCACGGGATCGCCCGCACCGGCCTCGAGGTAGAAGGTGTCGATCCCGGCGACGTCGACGCGGTGGCCCGCGGACAGGTCGGCGAGGGTGGTCACGGGGTCTCCTGGTGGTAGACGGCGAAGCACTTGTTGGAGTTGAAGACGTCGGTCTCGACCAGCATCGACCAGTCCAGCGCCATGCCCAGCTCGCTCATCGCCCCCATCAGGCAGAACCAGTTGAGCATCTCGTGCTGGCCGGAATCGACGATCTCGGCGCCGGTGACCGCGCGCCAGGTCTCGGTGTCGCCCGCGACGAAGGCGTCGTAGAGGCGGCGGTCGGCGGCGGTGTCGGGCCGCAGGTGCCAGTCCTTGTCGACGAGGAACGCGTGCGACCAGCTCGACGACGCCACGAACGCGACGCGGTCGCCGCTGCCCGCCACCGCACGCGCGACGGCGGCGCCCAGATCGAAGCAGCGGCGCGGACTGGGACCGACGGGGTCGAGCTGCTCGTCGCGGATGTCGGCGAAGCGGGCGAGACCGCCGCGGCGGGCGATCGCGTGCTGGCCGTAGCAGTTCACCGTGATCGGCACGAGCGGGTAGGGGAACTGCGCGCCGGCGTGGTCGTAGTCGAGGAACAGCTGGGTGTTGAGGATGGCGTGCGGGAAGTGCGCGCCGGCCCGCTTGCGGTAGGAGTAGGCCATGTCGAAGCCGTCGTTGATCAGCTTATTGGCCAGCGTCCGCGACCGTCCGGCGTCGCCGTGCAGCGTGATCGAGAAGTCCTCGGGCAGGCCCCACGCGTTGGGGCTGCCGCGCTCGTTCATCACCTCGAACGCGGGCACCTCGAGGTCGTCGTAGGCCAGCACGCAGAACGGCGGCACGACCTCCTCGCGGAAGTTCTCGTACTGGTCGTCGCCCCAGACCACGACGTAGTCGGGGCGGAACTCGTCGAGCTCCTTGCGGCAGCGCGCGAGGTGGTCGACGAGCTCGGCGCGGTGCCGGGTCGCGGCGGAGCGCCCGCCGTCATCACCCCACTCCTGCCGCATCCGGTCGGGCCACGTGGCCGGGTCCTTCAGCTCGTCGGGGATGTCGGGGTCGGTGAGCGTCCAGCGCAGCAGGCCCGCCATGTGCTCGTCGGTGCCCGCCAGCAGCGGGTAGTGGGTCAGCCCGAGCCCGAGGAACTCCGCCATGACCGTCCTCTCCTCCTCCGGCGGCAGCGCCGGGATCGGACTCCACCGTACGCAAACCTGCACACAGGATTCAAGGTTTCTGGTCGTGTCCCGTCGGCGAGCGGGAGGGATCCACGGCCCGGACCAGGTCGTGGCGGTGCAGCGACATCAGCTTGTCCAGCGCCTCGCGGTCGTGGTCGCGGATGGCCGCGGCGATGCCTGCGTGGACCTCGATGTTGTGGGCGTACATCTCCTCGTGGCCGGGCAGCAGCTCCGCGCGCTTGAGGTTGCCGGTGACGATCGCGGCGATCGCCTCGTACATACCGGCCAGCACCGGGATCCGCGCCGCGCGCGCGATCGCCTGGTGGAAGCGCAGGTTGGCCTCCAGGAAGCTGCGCGGTTCGGCGGCGCCGCGCATCTCCTCCACCGCCCACTCCAGGGCGCGGACGTCGGCGGGCCCGGCCCGGTCGACCGCCACCGAGGTCAGCACGTCCTCCAGGTGGGTGCGGGCCTCGAACAGGTCCAGCGGGTCCGGCCCGGACTCGGAGAACCACAGGTCCAGGGCGCCGAGGCGGACCTGCGGGGGCTGGCTGGCCACGAACACCCCGCCGCCGGGACCCGGGCGCACGACGACCAGGCCGCGGTCGCGCAGGATCCGCAGGACCTCGTTCATGATCATGGGGCTGACCTGGTGGTGCTCCATCAGGTCGGTGCGCCTGCCCAGGGACGTGCCCACCGGCGTGCGGTTCGCGAGCAGCTCGTTCTCGATGGCCGCGGCCACCTGCTGGGCGCGTGACGGGGTGGTGCCCTCGCGCGGCATGGGTCCTCCGAGGTCGGAACGGCGAAGATCGTGGAGCCAGGATAGTGCATCATTCCTTGAAACGTGTGTGCACGATCGCTACCGTGGCCGCATCAGCCCCGGACAACGGTGTCGAGCGGTGGTTTCGCCGCGGACGCTCCGACCGGTGCCCACCACTCCGCTGGAGCCCTCATGACCGCGACGTTCGATCCCACCCGACAGCTCGCCCCGTCCGGGCCGCTCGTCGACGAGGACCGCGAGCACCACCGCTTCCGGGTCCACCGCTCGACGATGACCTCGCCCGAGATCCACGCCCTCGAGATGGAGCGGGTGTTCGCCCGCAGCTGGCTCTACGTGGGCCACGAGTCCGAGATCCGCGACCCCGGCGACTACGTCCGCCGTCCGGTTGGCGGCAAGCAGATCTTCATGGTGCGCAACAAGCGCGGCGAGGTGCGCGTCTTCCACAACACCTGCACCCACCGCGGCGCGATGGTGTGCCGCAAGGACCAGGGCAACGCCAAGGTCTTCCAGTGCTTCTACCACGCGTGGTCGTTCGACACGGACGGCCGGCTGGTGGGCGTGCCCGACCGCGACGCCTACGGCGACGGGCTCGACTTCGGCGCGCTCGGGCTGCGCCCGGTGGCCCGCACCGAGTCCTACCGCGGGTTCGTCTTCCTCAGCTACGACCCCGGCATCGTCGACCTCGTCGAGTACCTGGCCGGGGCCACGGAGTACCTCGACCTCGTCGTCGACGCCACCGGCGACGCCGAGATCATCCGCGGCACCAACGAGTACGCGATCGAGGCGAACTGGAAGCTGCTCGCCGAGAACAGCATCGACGGCTACCACGCCGTGCCGACCCACGACACCTACTTCAAGTACCTCGTGGCGCTGGGCACCGACCTGTCCGGCGGGGTCGCGGGCACGGCGAAGAGCCTGGGCAACGGCCACGCGGTCCTGGAGTACTCCGCGCCGTGGGGCCGGCCGGTCGCGAAGTGGGAGCCGCTGTTCGGCGAGGACTCCCGCGACGAGATCGGGCGGCTGCGCGCCGACCTCGTCGCCAAGCACGGGGAGGAGCGGGCCCGGCGCATGTGCGACACCAACCGCAACATGCTGATCTACCCCAACCTCGTGATCAACGACATCATGGCGATCACCGTGCGCACCTTCATGCCGACCTCCGCCGACCGCATGGAGGTCACCGCCTGGGAGATGGCGCCCCGCGACGAGCTGCCGCAGCTGCGCCAGCGCCGCCTAGACAGCTTCCTCACCTTCCTCGGCCCCGGCGGCTTCGCCACCCCCGACGACATCGAGGCGCTCGAGTCCTGCCAGCAGGGCTTCCACAGCGGCGGCCTGGAGTGGAACGACATCTCCCGCGGCATGGCTCGCGAACCCCTGGCCAACGACGAGGAGCAGATGCGCACGTTCTGGCGGCAGTGGAACGAGCAGATCACCGGGGGTGCGCGATGACCGTCACCGACGAGCCCGCCGCCGTCGTCGTCGGCCCCGCGGTCGGCGATCCGGCCGCGGTCACCCGCGCCCAGGTCGAGGACTTCCTCTACGCCGAGGCCGAGCTGCTCGACGCCTGGGACCTCGACACCTGGATCACGCTCTACACCGACGACTGCCACTACGTCGTGCCCTGCAACGACACGCCCGACGGCGACCCCTCCCGCGACCTCGTCCTCATCGACGACAACGCGCTGCGGCTGCGCTCGCGCATCGAGCGGCTCGGCAGCCGCAAGGCCCACCGCGAGTACCCGCACTCCACCACCAGCCACCAGGTCACCAACGTGCGGCTGCGCCCGGTGGAGGGCTCCGGTCCCGGCGCGGAGCTGCCGGTCGTCGCCGAGTTCACGGTGTGGCGCTTCCGCGGCGAGCGCTCCACCACCTACGTGGGCCGGTACCAGTACCGCCTGCGGGTGGTCGACGGGCGGCTGCGGATCGCCTCGAAGCGGGCGACGCTGGCGATGGGCAGCCTGCGGCAGGTCCACGACGTCGCGATCATCCTGTGAGCGCCCCGCTCGCGGGCCGGCGCGCGATCGTCACCGGCGGGGCCACCGGGATCGGTCTGGCGATCTCCCGGCGGCTGCTGGCCGACGGCGCGCAGGTCGTGGTGGCCGCGGTCCGCGAGGAGGAGCTGAAGACGGGTCTGGACGCGCTGCGCGTCGACGGGGCGGAGCCGCACGGGTACGTCGGCGACCTCGCGCAGCCCGGCGTCGCCGACGCCCTGCTCGCGGCGGCGGTCGAGGCGCTCGGCGACGTCGACGTGCTGGTCAACAACGCCGGCGGCGGTATCATCCGGCCGACGCTCGACCACACCGAGGAGACGCTGCGGGCGACGATCGACAACAACCTGTGGACGACGCTGCGCTCGACGCTGGCGGTGCTGCCGCACCTGGTGGCGCGCGGCGGGGGCCGGATCGTCAACATCGGGGCGGAGTCGGTCCGCAACGGCCTCACCTCCCACGCGGTCTACAACGCTGCGAAGGGCGGGGTGCACGCGCTGGCCGTCGGGCTCGCCCGCGAGTTCGCCGGCGCCGGGATCTCGGTCAACACCGTGGCCCCGTCCTACACGCTCACCCCCGAGCTCGCCGCCGCCATCGAGGCGGGCGCGGTGCCCGAGCACCTGCAGCCCGTGCTCGACGACGCCGTCGCGCTCATCCCCCAGGGACGTCCCGCCACCCCCGAGGAGGTCGCGGGCGCGGTCGCCTACCTGCTGCGCCCGGAGGCCGGGTTCGTCACCGGGCAGGTCCTGAGCGTCAACGGCGGGAGCAGCATGGGATGACCGTCGACGTCCACGCCCACTTCCTCGGTCCCGACCTCCCGCCGCCCCGGGACCCGGACGCGCCGCGCCTCCTCGTCGACGACGCCGACGGCGGCCGCATCCTGCGCGGCGACGCCCTGTTCCGGCGGGTCACGTCGTCGCTGTGGGACGTCCCGACCCGGGTCGCCGAGATGGACCGCGCCGGGGTCACCCGGCAGGTGGTCTCGCCGGTGCCGGTCACGATGGAGCACGCCGTCGGCGACGCGCCCTACGCCCGGGCGCAGAACGACGCGATCGCGGCGGCCTGCGCGGCGTCGAGCGGACGACTGCTCGGCCTCGGGTGCCTGCCCCTGCACGACGCCCGCGCCGCCGTCGCCGAGCTCGACCGCATCCGGGGCGCCGGGCTGCTCGGCGTCGAGATCGGCACCCGCGTGGGCGACCTCGACCTCGACGACCCCGCCCTCGTCCCGATCTGGGACGCCTGCGCCGCCACCGGGTCCGCCGTGCTCGTGCACCCCGTCGACGAGGGCCGCGGTGTCGTCCGCCGCGCCGGGCCGCCCTACGACCTGGGCCTCGGGATGCTCGCTGACACCGCCCTCGCCGCCTCGGCCCTGGTCTTCGGCGGCGTCCTCGAACGCCTCCCCGGCCTGCGCATCGCGCTCGCCCACGGCTGCGGCGCCTTCCCCTGGGCCTACCCGCGCCTGCGCGTCGCCGCCGAGCGGAGCGGGACGCCGGGCGACCCCAGGCGCTGGGACG contains these protein-coding regions:
- a CDS encoding aromatic-ring-hydroxylating dioxygenase subunit beta, with translation MTVTDEPAAVVVGPAVGDPAAVTRAQVEDFLYAEAELLDAWDLDTWITLYTDDCHYVVPCNDTPDGDPSRDLVLIDDNALRLRSRIERLGSRKAHREYPHSTTSHQVTNVRLRPVEGSGPGAELPVVAEFTVWRFRGERSTTYVGRYQYRLRVVDGRLRIASKRATLAMGSLRQVHDVAIIL
- a CDS encoding SDR family NAD(P)-dependent oxidoreductase; amino-acid sequence: MSAPLAGRRAIVTGGATGIGLAISRRLLADGAQVVVAAVREEELKTGLDALRVDGAEPHGYVGDLAQPGVADALLAAAVEALGDVDVLVNNAGGGIIRPTLDHTEETLRATIDNNLWTTLRSTLAVLPHLVARGGGRIVNIGAESVRNGLTSHAVYNAAKGGVHALAVGLAREFAGAGISVNTVAPSYTLTPELAAAIEAGAVPEHLQPVLDDAVALIPQGRPATPEEVAGAVAYLLRPEAGFVTGQVLSVNGGSSMG
- a CDS encoding amidohydrolase family protein, with amino-acid sequence MTVDVHAHFLGPDLPPPRDPDAPRLLVDDADGGRILRGDALFRRVTSSLWDVPTRVAEMDRAGVTRQVVSPVPVTMEHAVGDAPYARAQNDAIAAACAASSGRLLGLGCLPLHDARAAVAELDRIRGAGLLGVEIGTRVGDLDLDDPALVPIWDACAATGSAVLVHPVDEGRGVVRRAGPPYDLGLGMLADTALAASALVFGGVLERLPGLRIALAHGCGAFPWAYPRLRVAAERSGTPGDPRRWDALTRLLYADTLVFDDEHLRLLVHRFGAGRLLLGSDAPFFPDQMARTIASVEEAGRTGALPPGVGPEQLGRNAAEFLGLDDRP